Proteins from one Nerophis lumbriciformis linkage group LG08, RoL_Nlum_v2.1, whole genome shotgun sequence genomic window:
- the kdm1a gene encoding lysine-specific histone demethylase 1A isoform X2, whose protein sequence is MDITRCTEKWVKQDKERPPTSSIMLSSKKSDAGSSSSSSSSSAGGAGGDRAPGSDVQMGASVSAPMDVKKKERSSPSGESGGAPLSHQGGGPGVLDPDSAEVRRTSRRKRQKVEYREMDESLANLSEDEYYSEEERNAKAEKERKQVIPPPAPPPEEENDSEPEEPSGVEGAAFQSRLPHDRMTSQEAACFPDIISGPQQTQKVFLYIRNRTLQLWLDNPKIQLTFEATAQQLEAPYNSDAVLVHRIHSYLERHGLINFGIYKRVKPLPTKKTGKVIVIGGGVSGLAAARQLQSFGMDVTVLEARDRVGGRVATFRKGNYVADLGAMVVTGLGGNPMAVVSKQVNMELAKIKQKCPLYEANGQAGERCTSVPKEKDEMVEQEFNRLLEATSFLSHQLDFNFLNNKPVSLGQALEVVIQLQEKHVKDEQIEHWNKIVKTQEELRDLLNKMVSTKERVKELHQQYKEASEVKPPRDITAEFLVKSKHRDLTALCKEYDELQELQGKLEEKLQELEANPPSDVYLSSRDRQILDWHFANLEFANATPLSTLSLKHWDQDDDFEFTGSHLTVRNGYSCVPVALAEGLDIKLNTAVRQVRYTASGCEVIAVNTRSATQTFIYKCDAVLCTLPLGVLKQQPPAVQFVPPLPEWKTAAIQRMGFGNLNKVVLCFDRVFWDPSVNLFGHVGSTTASRGELFLFWNLYKAPILLALMAGEAAGIMENISDDVIVGRCLAILKGIFGSSAVPQPKETVVTRWRADPWARGSYSYVAAGSSGNDYDLMAQPIPPGPAIPGASQPVPRLFFAGEHTIRNYPATVHGALLSGLREAGRIADQFLGAMYTLPRQATPTTATAASNPPQAQPAAAAVV, encoded by the exons ATGGATATTACCAGGTGCACGGAGAAATGGGTAAAACAAGACAAG GAGAGGCCTCCAACATCCTCCATCATGTTGTCGAGTAAAAAATCTGATGCAGGGTCCTCCTCGTCGTCCTCTTCATCCTCTGCGGGTGGAGCTGGAGGCGACAGGGCCCCTGGTTCTGATGTCCAAATGGGTGCTTCAGTCTCCGCCCCTATGGATGTAAAGAAAAAGGAAAGATCTTCTCCGAGTGGCGAGTCAGGGGGAGCCCCTTTATCTCACCAAGGAGGAGGCCCCGGTGTTCTGGATCCGGACTCGGCCGAAGTCCGCAGGACAAGTCGGCGCAAGCGGCAAAAA GTGGAGTACCGCGAGATGGACGAAAGCCTGGCCAATCTGTCTGAGGACGAATATTACTCCGAGGAAGAGCGGAACGCCAAAGCGGAGAAAGAGCGGAAGCAGGTCATCCCGCCGCCAGCTCCTCCCCCAGAGGAAGAGAATGATAGTGAACCAGAGGAACCATCGG GAGTAGAAGGAGCCGCTTTTCAGAGCCGCCTCCCTCACGACCGCATGACATCCCAGGAGGCTGCCTGCTTCCCTGACATCATCAGCGGACCCCAACAGACTCAGAAGGTGTTCCTCTACATCCGCAACCGCACA CTTCAACTGTGGCTGGACAACCCCAAGATCCAGCTGACCTTTGAGGCCACCGCACAGCAGCTTGAAGCTCCCTACAACA GTGATGCTGTGCTGGTCCATAGGATACACAGCTACCTTGAAAGGCACGGGCTGATCAATTTTGGCATTTACAAGAGGGTTAAGCCTTTACCAA CCAAGAAGACTGGAAAGGTCATAGTGATCGGAGGAGGGGTATCGGGCCTGGCCGCAGCCCGCCAGCTACAGAGTTTTGGGATGGATGTTACAGTATTAGAAGCAAGG gaCCGTGTTGGAGGCAGAGTGGCCACATTTAGGAAGGGCAACTATGTTGCTGATTTAGGCGCCATGGTGGTGACTGGCCTAG GAGGGAACCCCATGGCGGTGGTCAGCAAGCAGGTTAACATGGAGCTGGCCAAGATCAAACAGAAGTGTCCGCTGTATGAAGCCAATGGCCAGGCT GGTGAACGGTGCACAAGt GTGCCAAAAGAAAAAGACGAGATGGTGGAGCAGGAGTTCAACAGGTTACTGGAGGCCACCTCCTTCCTGAGCCATCAGCTCGATTTCAACTTCCTCAACAACAAGCCTGTCTCGCTGGGACAAGCCCTAGAGGTGGTCATACA GCTGCAGGAGAAGCATGTAAAGGATGAGCAAATAGAACACTGGAATAAGATTGTGAAGACCCAAGAAGAGCTCAGAGATCTACTCAACAAG ATGGTGTCCACGAAGGAGCGCGTGAAGGAGCTCCATCAGCAGTACAAAGAGGCCAGCGAGGTCAAACCACCAAGAGATATCACGGCTGAGTTCCTGGTGAAGAGCAAGCACAGAGACCTGACTGCCCTCTGCAAA GAATATGATGAGTTGCAGGAGCTGCAGGGGAAGCTGGAGGAGAAGCTCCAGGAGCTGGAGGCCAACCCACCCAG TGACGTCTACCTGTCGTCCAGAGACCGCCAGATTCTCGACTGGCACTTTGCCAACCTGGAGTTTGCCAATGCGACGCCCCTCTCCACCCTTTCACTCAAACACTGGGATCAG GATGACGACTTCGAGTTCACCGGCAGTCACCTGACCGTGAGGAACGGGTACTCGTGTGTGCCCGTGGCGCTAGCAGAGGGCCTGGACATCAAACTCAACACAGCGGTGCGACAGGTTCGCTACACTGCTTCAG GCTGCGAGGTGATCGCCGTCAACACTCGCTCCGCCACCCAGACCTTCATCTACAAGTGTGACGCGGTGCTGTGCACGCTGCCGCTCGGCGTGCTCAAGCAGCAGCCGCCCGCTGTGCAGTTTGTGCCGCCGCTGCCCGAATGGAAGACGGCCGCCATACAGAGGATGGGTTTTGGAAACCTCAACAAG GTGGTGTTATGTTTTGACCGCGTGTTCTGGGATCCCAGCGTCAACTTGTTCGGTCACGTGGGTTCCACCACGGCGAGTCGCGGCGAGCTCTTCTTGTTCTGGAACCTTTACAAAG CTCCCATCCTGCTGGCTCTGATGGCGGGCGAGGCGGCCGGCATCATGGAGAACATCAGCGATGACGTCATCGTGGGACGCTGCCTCGCCATTCTGAAAGGGATATTCGGCAGCAGCGCCGTGCCTCAG CCGAAGGAAACGGTGGTGACCCGTTGGCGCGCCGACCCTTGGGCGCGAGGCTCCTATTCGTACGTGGCGGCGGGGTCTTCGGGTAACGACTACGACCTCATGGCTCAGCCCATCCCGCCCGGGCCCGCCATCCCAGGAGCTTCTCAA CCCGTACCGCGGCTGTTCTTTGCCGGCGAGCACACCATCAGAAACTACCCCGCCACGGTTCACGGAGCCCTCCTCAGCGGGCTGCGCGAGGCCGGACGCATCGCCGACCAGTTCCTGGGCGCCATGTACACGCTACCCAGACAGGCCACACCCACAACCGCCACAGCCGCCAGCAACCCGCCTCAAGCTCagcccgccgccgccgccgtcgtCTGA
- the kdm1a gene encoding lysine-specific histone demethylase 1A isoform X1, with protein sequence MDITRCTEKWVKQDKERPPTSSIMLSSKKSDAGSSSSSSSSSAGGAGGDRAPGSDVQMGASVSAPMDVKKKERSSPSGESGGAPLSHQGGGPGVLDPDSAEVRRTSRRKRQKQVEYREMDESLANLSEDEYYSEEERNAKAEKERKQVIPPPAPPPEEENDSEPEEPSGVEGAAFQSRLPHDRMTSQEAACFPDIISGPQQTQKVFLYIRNRTLQLWLDNPKIQLTFEATAQQLEAPYNSDAVLVHRIHSYLERHGLINFGIYKRVKPLPTKKTGKVIVIGGGVSGLAAARQLQSFGMDVTVLEARDRVGGRVATFRKGNYVADLGAMVVTGLGGNPMAVVSKQVNMELAKIKQKCPLYEANGQAGERCTSVPKEKDEMVEQEFNRLLEATSFLSHQLDFNFLNNKPVSLGQALEVVIQLQEKHVKDEQIEHWNKIVKTQEELRDLLNKMVSTKERVKELHQQYKEASEVKPPRDITAEFLVKSKHRDLTALCKEYDELQELQGKLEEKLQELEANPPSDVYLSSRDRQILDWHFANLEFANATPLSTLSLKHWDQDDDFEFTGSHLTVRNGYSCVPVALAEGLDIKLNTAVRQVRYTASGCEVIAVNTRSATQTFIYKCDAVLCTLPLGVLKQQPPAVQFVPPLPEWKTAAIQRMGFGNLNKVVLCFDRVFWDPSVNLFGHVGSTTASRGELFLFWNLYKAPILLALMAGEAAGIMENISDDVIVGRCLAILKGIFGSSAVPQPKETVVTRWRADPWARGSYSYVAAGSSGNDYDLMAQPIPPGPAIPGASQPVPRLFFAGEHTIRNYPATVHGALLSGLREAGRIADQFLGAMYTLPRQATPTTATAASNPPQAQPAAAAVV encoded by the exons ATGGATATTACCAGGTGCACGGAGAAATGGGTAAAACAAGACAAG GAGAGGCCTCCAACATCCTCCATCATGTTGTCGAGTAAAAAATCTGATGCAGGGTCCTCCTCGTCGTCCTCTTCATCCTCTGCGGGTGGAGCTGGAGGCGACAGGGCCCCTGGTTCTGATGTCCAAATGGGTGCTTCAGTCTCCGCCCCTATGGATGTAAAGAAAAAGGAAAGATCTTCTCCGAGTGGCGAGTCAGGGGGAGCCCCTTTATCTCACCAAGGAGGAGGCCCCGGTGTTCTGGATCCGGACTCGGCCGAAGTCCGCAGGACAAGTCGGCGCAAGCGGCAAAAA CAGGTGGAGTACCGCGAGATGGACGAAAGCCTGGCCAATCTGTCTGAGGACGAATATTACTCCGAGGAAGAGCGGAACGCCAAAGCGGAGAAAGAGCGGAAGCAGGTCATCCCGCCGCCAGCTCCTCCCCCAGAGGAAGAGAATGATAGTGAACCAGAGGAACCATCGG GAGTAGAAGGAGCCGCTTTTCAGAGCCGCCTCCCTCACGACCGCATGACATCCCAGGAGGCTGCCTGCTTCCCTGACATCATCAGCGGACCCCAACAGACTCAGAAGGTGTTCCTCTACATCCGCAACCGCACA CTTCAACTGTGGCTGGACAACCCCAAGATCCAGCTGACCTTTGAGGCCACCGCACAGCAGCTTGAAGCTCCCTACAACA GTGATGCTGTGCTGGTCCATAGGATACACAGCTACCTTGAAAGGCACGGGCTGATCAATTTTGGCATTTACAAGAGGGTTAAGCCTTTACCAA CCAAGAAGACTGGAAAGGTCATAGTGATCGGAGGAGGGGTATCGGGCCTGGCCGCAGCCCGCCAGCTACAGAGTTTTGGGATGGATGTTACAGTATTAGAAGCAAGG gaCCGTGTTGGAGGCAGAGTGGCCACATTTAGGAAGGGCAACTATGTTGCTGATTTAGGCGCCATGGTGGTGACTGGCCTAG GAGGGAACCCCATGGCGGTGGTCAGCAAGCAGGTTAACATGGAGCTGGCCAAGATCAAACAGAAGTGTCCGCTGTATGAAGCCAATGGCCAGGCT GGTGAACGGTGCACAAGt GTGCCAAAAGAAAAAGACGAGATGGTGGAGCAGGAGTTCAACAGGTTACTGGAGGCCACCTCCTTCCTGAGCCATCAGCTCGATTTCAACTTCCTCAACAACAAGCCTGTCTCGCTGGGACAAGCCCTAGAGGTGGTCATACA GCTGCAGGAGAAGCATGTAAAGGATGAGCAAATAGAACACTGGAATAAGATTGTGAAGACCCAAGAAGAGCTCAGAGATCTACTCAACAAG ATGGTGTCCACGAAGGAGCGCGTGAAGGAGCTCCATCAGCAGTACAAAGAGGCCAGCGAGGTCAAACCACCAAGAGATATCACGGCTGAGTTCCTGGTGAAGAGCAAGCACAGAGACCTGACTGCCCTCTGCAAA GAATATGATGAGTTGCAGGAGCTGCAGGGGAAGCTGGAGGAGAAGCTCCAGGAGCTGGAGGCCAACCCACCCAG TGACGTCTACCTGTCGTCCAGAGACCGCCAGATTCTCGACTGGCACTTTGCCAACCTGGAGTTTGCCAATGCGACGCCCCTCTCCACCCTTTCACTCAAACACTGGGATCAG GATGACGACTTCGAGTTCACCGGCAGTCACCTGACCGTGAGGAACGGGTACTCGTGTGTGCCCGTGGCGCTAGCAGAGGGCCTGGACATCAAACTCAACACAGCGGTGCGACAGGTTCGCTACACTGCTTCAG GCTGCGAGGTGATCGCCGTCAACACTCGCTCCGCCACCCAGACCTTCATCTACAAGTGTGACGCGGTGCTGTGCACGCTGCCGCTCGGCGTGCTCAAGCAGCAGCCGCCCGCTGTGCAGTTTGTGCCGCCGCTGCCCGAATGGAAGACGGCCGCCATACAGAGGATGGGTTTTGGAAACCTCAACAAG GTGGTGTTATGTTTTGACCGCGTGTTCTGGGATCCCAGCGTCAACTTGTTCGGTCACGTGGGTTCCACCACGGCGAGTCGCGGCGAGCTCTTCTTGTTCTGGAACCTTTACAAAG CTCCCATCCTGCTGGCTCTGATGGCGGGCGAGGCGGCCGGCATCATGGAGAACATCAGCGATGACGTCATCGTGGGACGCTGCCTCGCCATTCTGAAAGGGATATTCGGCAGCAGCGCCGTGCCTCAG CCGAAGGAAACGGTGGTGACCCGTTGGCGCGCCGACCCTTGGGCGCGAGGCTCCTATTCGTACGTGGCGGCGGGGTCTTCGGGTAACGACTACGACCTCATGGCTCAGCCCATCCCGCCCGGGCCCGCCATCCCAGGAGCTTCTCAA CCCGTACCGCGGCTGTTCTTTGCCGGCGAGCACACCATCAGAAACTACCCCGCCACGGTTCACGGAGCCCTCCTCAGCGGGCTGCGCGAGGCCGGACGCATCGCCGACCAGTTCCTGGGCGCCATGTACACGCTACCCAGACAGGCCACACCCACAACCGCCACAGCCGCCAGCAACCCGCCTCAAGCTCagcccgccgccgccgccgtcgtCTGA